In Aspergillus chevalieri M1 DNA, chromosome 7, nearly complete sequence, the sequence GTGGTAGAGGTTCTCGGAGAAAGTGCAATCATTTTGTACAGGTATCCACCAGCTAGTCTCCAAGTTAGCAACACTAGATGAACGGGATGACGGACTGTTGTGAGGGTACGGAGCTAGCGTGGTCGCTAGAAATTTGCTGTTCAATGTTCGTACGTGTCTTCGTCATTTTTGGCTGCAATTTTCACACACGATCCTCCTCCAGTTTCGCGAGTAGAGTAGAGAGTGTAACAATCCTCTGAGATGAAACTGCACGAGAGGGATAAAGAAGGACGGTGCATTGAAGTTGCAGCCGGTGTCAAGCATTGCAATGGGCAAAAATTTCTAAGTTACGACGCCTCATCTAAGTCTAAGAGAAAGCCCACAGGCGTCCACACTGGCTGTTAGGAAGTATGGATGAACGCTTCCCTGGGGCCTCAAGGATATCTTATGTTCGGGGGCGATAACCATTGGCCATAAAACTTTAGTGTTGACCAAACGCTAGACGGACCAAAGCACGAAATTCGGTTCGAGAAGTCCGTCTGGTAAAAGCGATACTCACATTTTGTCTGCAAGTTATAAAAACCTTTGGGCGCGATTCCCACTGCTCAAACTCTTCGCAACAGCAATTATGGGCCATGTCAAACATGCTAAAAGCCTCAGTACATTGGGCATTAGGCCTGTCGCTCATTCAGTCTTGAAACCCATGCTAATGGGGGGCAAGACGAGAGAAAACCTTAGCGGTAACTACGATTAATTTCAGTACGCAATGCGAAAGCTAAGATTAAGACAACCTACCAGGCTGGCGCTCGACCGGGTTGTGGAGAGCCTTGTGAATTCGAACGTCTCTCCATCCGTTGCGATCCCGTATACCATGTCGGTCGCCCTTCCTGCTGTATTGGGGGCGCTGCGGCAATGCTTGGGGCGTTGTTAGAATATGGCACGTTATTGAGGGCACCTTGAGACCTGACTTACTCATATATGCTGTGCATTGTCTGATGCAGTTCTAAATCCGGCAGGGCATGTTTCACAGTTGACGCTGTTTTCCTCATTTCGATCCCATCCTGATGATGGAAATTCGAGTGTATAAATCTATCCCACCATGATTTGTCCATACAATTTTCGTATGGGACTGGAGGCCCTCGGCAAGGCGTTTGGTTTATATGGTAAAAAAATCCGTACCTCATAATCTAAGCACTCTCTGGCCTTGTTTGATTGATACATAGTGTCTCGCGTTTGTGGGTTTATGTGTGTGAAAAGATGTTTTCAGCGCCGTATTGTCAACAGATTGCACAATGAGAGGTGTATCTACTAGACTTTCACACTGGTCAGTATAGTTCTGAACAAGAATTCGGGAGATTGGACTCACAACGACGATATCATGGCAAGTAATCCTGGTAGCCATAATCGCGCAATGTATATATAGAAGCAAAGCCGCTGGGGAAGCTGGCTATAGGATGTATATAGTGGTTGTCAGAGTCGGAGAGTCCATCGTATTGACTACCATCGACCCAGGCAATGATAGGTGTGTACTGATGATcatggagaaagagaaatgcTGATAGAAAAAGTACTATCAGGTGTACTCAAAAATGATGGCTTGCTGCAAAAAGCATGCAAGATATCAGTTGACAATATATACAGTGTAGTATATGGCTGAGAAcaggaaaaagagaaaaagaaaggaaggaaagagaaaaatggGAGAAGTAGTATATATACCAGTTTCTTTCATTCACTGTAGTTTCTTTTTCATGTCTTGGATTTTGGCTGCAGGTAACCGTGGTGAATCTGGATTTCCCTTTGCGGACGAAATGAGGTTATCCCAactttctctccttttcctcctccacaCAATCCAACAGCCACCAATTCATGCCAAAATGCGGTTTTTCCTCATTCTATCGatactcttcctcctcccaaTTGTATCCGCCAAATTTGGCCTCTCGTGCTTCAAAGTCATCACCGCACTCGCCGGCCGACCGGGCGATCTGTACGATAAGTTCCAGCGCGAGATCTGCGACCGAGGATGCCAGCCCACCGTGCCTCATTGGGACCTCTGGACCCGTAACAACACCTTCGTGCCAGCCGTCCACAACGCCCTGAAGCGACTACACGTGCCTCGCCAGGAAGAAACCATGATCCAGCTGGGCGACGACGTGGCCAACATCATCAAGGTGCGCTGCGGCCCGGCTCTCGGGGGGAATCATATCTGCTCCGATCCGGAGACACTTGCGGGCTTTGGGAATTGCTTCAAGCGCAATTTCGTACGGGCGATGATTGTGCATCTGCCGAAATTGCTGCCCATGGCAGACGAGGCTGTTTGTCGCGAGCAGTTGGTGTATCTCAAGGACGGGCATCTGTGGGAGACGGTCATTCCGCAAAACATGCGCGATTATGCGGCTGCTTGTCAGAATttggaagaaaaagaggcgGAATATCATTTTGAGCCATATGGGTTCTAGTTTGGGCATTGTGTACTGTGTACCCTGTATATTGTTCTGTATAATGCATGCTGCGATACCGGATGATGACGCCAGAGCTGCATCTTCACTCATTCCTTCTTTCAATTCCATGACCGTCCATCTAACAGTTTCTCAGCTCCATAATCTACTCTATTAACCAGTGCATTATGCTCAGAAACTGCAAATAACTGCTACACCGTCCTCATGCCTCTCCTCCGTCCGCTGCGTCCGGCTAATCGTTATGTGCTCCCCTCACTGCGGCTTCCACGACGACACTTCCACCCCCATCCACGCCAATTCCAGCGCTTCGTACCCCCGTGGCCCAGTTCACTAGACAAACCAGTTCCTACAAATACAACACGATCCCGAAAATGGTTGCGTCGCCTTGCTTATCTATCCCTAGCCACCGGCACGGTCTACATCATCGATAACCAGTTCTACGCCTCGTCCATCACCCGCACAACCCGCACCTTCGCACTAGGTCTACTCGTCGCTTTAGACTACAAGATCAATTTCCGTCCGAATCCGCCGCTAGCCAGCTCCGTCACAGCCGTCCATGCCCGTAGCGCGGAACGATTGTCAGATTTACTGCAGCGGAATGGGGGTCTTTATCTGAAAATCGGACAGGCGATAGCCATGCAATCAGCCATTCTGCCGGCAGAGTTTCAGAAGATGTTCTCGCGCATGTTTGACGACGCCCCGCAGAACGAGTGGAAGGATGTTGAGGCGGTGATAAAGGAGGATTTTGGGAAGTCGGCCGAGGAGGTGTTTGGGGTTTCGTTTGATGGAGAACCGGATAAGGGTGTGTTCGAGCGTCGAGCACGGGCCAGTGCTAGTGTTGCTCAGGTGCATTGGGCAAGATTGGCGGATGGTAGGGAAGTGGCTATCAAGATTCAGAAGCGGGAGATTGCTCGTCAGTTGGAGTGGGATCTCTGGGCGTTCAAGTACGTTTGTCCCTCCAGTATGCGTAGGCAGAGATGCTTACTTTTACAGAGTCGTGACATGGGTCTACACTCGCGCATTTGATATCCCCTTCTACAGCCTCGTGCCGTACATCAGCGAACGCCTATCTCTAGAGACCGACTTTGACAACGAAGCTAGCAACTCAGAACGCATGGCACAGCTGGTCGCAAGCGAACCCCGACTCCGCGGCCGTGTCTACATCCCCAAAGTCCACCGTGATCTCAGTTCAAAGCGCGTCATGACCGCAGAATGGATAGAAGGCGTGCGGCTATGGGACAAAGACTCCATCACCCGGCCCTGGCGCGGCGGCTGGCGCGAGGGAACACCAGGCTGTCAAGGAACCCCAATGGATCCGCCGAAAGACAACCCTGCCAATCCAACATCAAAAGCAACCGACAAAATCAAACCGTCGCGCGACCACTGGCGCGGCCAAAACAACGATGGCGGTCTCGGCCTCTCCCTAAAACAAGTAATGACCACAATGGTCGACCTCTTCTCCGCGCAAATGTTCCTTTGGGGCTGGGTCCACTGCGACCCTCACCCAGGAAACATCTTCATCCGCCGCACACCCTCCGGTAAGCCTGAACTCGTCCTCATCGACCACGGCCTCTACATCCACATGGACCCGGCCTTCCGACACCAATACGCGCGGTTCTGGAAAGCCTTACTTACCTTCGACAACGCAACCCTCGGCGATATCGTCAAGGGCTGGGGCGTGCAGAACGCAGACCTTTTCGCTTCCGTCACGCTCATGTCACCCTACCGCGGCGGAAACCGCTCCACAGAACAGCATCTCACGGGCCTAAGTAAATCAGAACTTGCGGCCAGACACTACGAAATGCAACAATCCGCCCGCAAAGCAGTCCGCCAGATCCTGGGCGACGAGACTAAATGGCCGCAGCAACTCATCTTCATAGGCCGCAATCTGCGCATCGTACAAGcgaacaaccaattcctGGGGTCACCTGTTAACCGCGTTAAAATCACTGGTTTGTGGGCTTCGCGCGCACTCGCTGAATCTCCGGATTTACCCTTTGGCGAGAAGATAAGTAACTGGGGGAGACATTTGGTGTTTAGGGTTGTTTTGATCGGGAGTGATGTGTGGTTCTGGTTTGCTAAGATACGGCAGTTTTTGAGACTTGGAGGCGGCATGGAGGATGATATCGAGGCGCAGATGCAGGGGATGGCGAAGGAGATGGGTGTTGAGTTGAGGCAGAATATTTTCGAGGGTTGATTACTTTTCATCGAGGGTTGTATTATTACTACACATGGCACGTACAATCATAATCTCATATCAtaatcaccatcatcatcgtaaTCATTCATATAAAAGCTATATACTAAGCCAGCATAGCTATAGCCATGGCCACAAAATTCATGACCGTATATATCGCATAGTAAAAAGAAATCAATACTCCCACCCCGAAAACCCAGCCGGCCTCCACTCCTGCCCCGGATACGCCGTGCTCGACATAACAACCTCCTCATCCGAACTCTCCTCGTCTTTCCCACCGCTTTGTCCCGGGGCCGGGAGTTCGATGGGTGACTGGCCTTCGTTTATGGTGCGGATTGCTTTTTGTTGGTGCGCGGCTTCGTTGTCATTGGTTTCATCTTTGTTTGGTGTTATTGCTGGAGTGGTAGCAATTTGAGGGGCTGGGGTAGTAGTGACGGTGGTGAGGGCGGTGGTTGTAGGAGGGGCGGGGCCCTGGGAACGAGTGTGTTCGTGCTCATGCTCATGTTCGTGTTCCTCGTCGATGTCGCCTGGGATGCGCAGTTTCCAGGGTAATTCCTGATCACCCATGTGGCTTGTGCGGGGGTTTATAGAGTGGAAGGTACTGCGTTGGGAAGCAGGGCTAGTCGTACTGCGCGGGTCGATGTCATTCTCGCTTCCATTTACATCTTGGTTCTCGTTTGCGGGTTCATGCGGATGCTGGCTTTCGTCATGTTCATGTTCATCTCTGCCTCCGTTACTGCTCCTGCTAGCAATAGACGGGGCATTAGAAGCTGGCGCAAGTCTCGGACTCCTTGACCTCAGCCGTAGATCCTGCGCGTGATACTGATCCGCCAGTCGGCCTCTCGAATCCGCCTCGGtcaacgaggaagaagacagTAGTGATGGCTTTCTGgttatgtgtatgtgtatgttgGGTACATGGCGGGGGAGGGATTGGTGGGAGATTGAAGGAGATAGTTGGtgttgttgatggtgttggcggATGCGGTCCCAGTAGTCGTTTGGATGGTACGGGTGCGTGTCTTGGGGGgttttgttggtggtggcTTGGATTTCGGGTTGAAGTTGGAGTTGGGTGGTGTTGGTTTCTTTCGTAGTGTCTGTGTCGTCGTTATCGTTATCGTCAGAGGTATTGTTGGTATCGTCGCTATCGCTATCGCTATCGTTATCGTTGTGATGGTGAGGTTGAGAAGGCGCCGGCAACTTCTCCTTCTCACGAGCCTGTTGCAATTTATCCCTTCTCGGCTGGAAAATGTCCTACCAATCTCTATATGCATCAGTCAATTACCCAGCACACAACAACATAACACACTATCAGAGTGAGAGAGGGATCGAAGATGACACCTACACTAATCCTGCGCAAtgccttcttctgcttctcgcCCGTCAAAGTTGCagaagtactctgtactatgCGCTGATACATTCTGCGCATCGAGCTCTTATCTTTATTCCTGTGATCGGCCATGTCGGTTTCAGTCCTGTCATTCTCCCCTGCACCCGGATCTTGTTTGCGATCCTGATTCAGGGTCTGATTCAGGTTTTGGTTTTGGTTGAGCTGTCCATAAAACCGAAACGTGCCGGTGGATGATCTAGTTGACTCCGTATTACGTTGGACTGCAGTCGgtgcagccgcagccgcagccggaGCCGGAGCCGCAACCtcgtgttgttgttggtgttggcctTGGGGGCCAAAACCCGGCTGGCCAATCTCAGAGGACTGTGAGATTTTAGATGCAGATGTGGATGCGGGGGCGGGGCGAGTGGCTGGTTCGGTTGCTATGGATGAGATTGATTGTTTTTTTAGCGGTTCGTGTGGTGATTGGAGGTATTCGTTGGTTTCTCGACGATCTGGATTCGGATCCTCGAGGGCACGAATGGATGGTGTCGGTGTTGTAGTGCGGGGTCCGTGTGATTGGGATTGAGATCCGGACTGGGATTCGCAGTCGACGCATCTGATGGTGGGCATGCGAGTGTTAGTGAAATTGCTTGGTGGACGGCTGGTTGAGTACTGCGTTCCAGTCCCTGTATTCATCTGCGAGGCATAATCCGGGAACGACAAATTCAACGTTCCACTCCCATCACTCGGCCAGATAATCTGCGGGGGCAGAGATCGTGGTCGTTGAATGGACCCTTCATCAATATCCGTGTGGCGTATCGACGGGACCGGATCTGTAAGCGCAAGTTTACTTCCAGGCATAGGCGCCGACACCTGTCGTTCATGCGCCCTAGTCCTGGACCGGGAGAAAGTGAAGTTTCCCAGGTTCAGGGTGTGTCGGCGGTTGGGTTTATCATTATCACCAGACCTGCCTAAACTTATGTCGGATATCCTGCCAGATATCCTGGAGAATGTGGCACGCATCGATTGAGAACCCTGCATACAATTGCATTACTGATTAGATGACATGACCCAGAAAGAAGAGCGCAATGCAAACCAAAAGACAAGAAACATAAGCATCAATCGTGTCATATTCACAATGACATCCCGTTATGTCCATGGTATCAAATGAAATACACAGCCCAAAATGtagaacaaaagaaaaaagacatgATTAGAATCGATAAACCGAGACAACGGCCGGTTCATCCATATTAATCCAAAGAAATTAAGCATCTACCTTTTCATTGCCCTTGAATTTGCTCCGTCCCCGGTTAAAGAAGCCCTTGGCGGCTTTACCCGCTTGACCACCCAAAACGCCAGCAGTATGCAACAGATCTTTCCCACGTTGTTCCACTTGCTGCTTGTTCATCATAGCACCAAGAGGAGCAGATGGCCGTCGGGCATGTCCAGCGCCTGCAGGGGCATCTTCGGTATGGGGGTGTTTGCCCAGTGATGGTAGCTTGGGGAATTTTCTGCCCAGCTGTTTTTGTGCGCCAGCCGACAGTTTTAGGTTCTGTCCGACAATATCTGAATGTTCAGGGTGGGCGTGAATGGTCACTTGAATCCAGTGGTTTAAGCCAGTGTCGATTGCTGCGAACTGAGCCCGAGTCCGTTCGAATTGTCGCACTCGTTCGTCAGACGACTTGATACCGAGAATATCGCGGAATCCCAAAACAGTTGAAGGAACAGGAGGCATGGCATTTGGTGCTGCAGGCACTGGTACAGGAGGCTGAGGTGCCTCATTCTCCGGCGCGGCATCCGGCTCCGTAGGCTGAGGAACAACTTCAGGGAGATATCGACCGGAGATGATACTGCTTTCATCCCCCGCAGATGGAGGTATGATGCTCAACTTGGGCTTTTCGGTCATAGACTGACGGTTAGGCTCCTGCGTTATCATCGGGGGCGAATCGGGCTCTGGTGGAAGCTGTCCAGGAATTGGCGGATTCTGCATTGGCTGGTCATGGGTATCCGCTACAGGTTCagcctcctcctcttcagaAGACTCCCAAgagaacttcttcttcaactttgGCTGGGACTCGCCCTGCCATGGAGCAGGCGCCGGGCCAACGGGAGTGTCGTTGAGAGCAACACCTGGCGAGTTTGTACTGGGAGAGTTGTAGTCGGGCATAGGGTCTGCCTTCTCTTGCGGACTACGATTCGCTTCGTTGTTCCAATATTTTTCGTACTCGCTCGGAACGAGACTGTCCCCACCACGAGTCTGTGGTCGAGACCCTAGCTCCGGTTCGTCTGACGGCGTGTTCTCACGGCTTAGCGAACGGATAATTTCTTTCCTCAACCGATCACTTTCTGTGTCTTGTGGCGAGTTGTCGGCACTTATAGAGGGAACAATGACGGTAGGAGGGTCGGGGTTATCCGAGGCAGCAGGTACATTCGACTGATTGCTGCTGACGCGCAACGGAGGCGGCAGATCTTTTCCAGACGTGGCGGGTAGCTGTACAGACGTTCTTTTAGGCTGCCGCAAATATGGTAAG encodes:
- a CDS encoding uncharacterized protein (COG:O;~EggNog:ENOG410Q2F5;~SECRETED:SignalP(1-18)), translated to MRFFLILSILFLLPIVSAKFGLSCFKVITALAGRPGDLYDKFQREICDRGCQPTVPHWDLWTRNNTFVPAVHNALKRLHVPRQEETMIQLGDDVANIIKVRCGPALGGNHICSDPETLAGFGNCFKRNFVRAMIVHLPKLLPMADEAVCREQLVYLKDGHLWETVIPQNMRDYAAACQNLEEKEAEYHFEPYGF
- a CDS encoding ABC1 kinase family protein (COG:S;~EggNog:ENOG410PG2S;~InterPro:IPR011009,IPR004147;~PFAM:PF03109;~TransMembrane:1 (i61-80o)), giving the protein MPLLRPLRPANRYVLPSLRLPRRHFHPHPRQFQRFVPPWPSSLDKPVPTNTTRSRKWLRRLAYLSLATGTVYIIDNQFYASSITRTTRTFALGLLVALDYKINFRPNPPLASSVTAVHARSAERLSDLLQRNGGLYLKIGQAIAMQSAILPAEFQKMFSRMFDDAPQNEWKDVEAVIKEDFGKSAEEVFGVSFDGEPDKGVFERRARASASVAQVHWARLADGREVAIKIQKREIARQLEWDLWAFKVVTWVYTRAFDIPFYSLVPYISERLSLETDFDNEASNSERMAQLVASEPRLRGRVYIPKVHRDLSSKRVMTAEWIEGVRLWDKDSITRPWRGGWREGTPGCQGTPMDPPKDNPANPTSKATDKIKPSRDHWRGQNNDGGLGLSLKQVMTTMVDLFSAQMFLWGWVHCDPHPGNIFIRRTPSGKPELVLIDHGLYIHMDPAFRHQYARFWKALLTFDNATLGDIVKGWGVQNADLFASVTLMSPYRGGNRSTEQHLTGLSKSELAARHYEMQQSARKAVRQILGDETKWPQQLIFIGRNLRIVQANNQFLGSPVNRVKITGLWASRALAESPDLPFGEKISNWGRHLVFRVVLIGSDVWFWFAKIRQFLRLGGGMEDDIEAQMQGMAKEMGVELRQNIFEG
- a CDS encoding uncharacterized protein (COG:S;~EggNog:ENOG410Q19V), with the translated sequence MRATFSRISGRISDISLGRSGDNDKPNRRHTLNLGNFTFSRSRTRAHERQVSAPMPGSKLALTDPVPSIRHTDIDEGSIQRPRSLPPQIIWPSDGSGTLNLSFPDYASQMNTGTGTQYSTSRPPSNFTNTRMPTIRCVDCESQSGSQSQSHGPRTTTPTPSIRALEDPNPDRRETNEYLQSPHEPLKKQSISSIATEPATRPAPASTSASKISQSSEIGQPGFGPQGQHQQQHEVAAPAPAAAAAAPTAVQRNTESTRSSTGTFRFYGQLNQNQNLNQTLNQDRKQDPGAGENDRTETDMADHRNKDKSSMRRMYQRIVQSTSATLTGEKQKKALRRISDIFQPRRDKLQQAREKEKLPAPSQPHHHNDNDSDSDSDDTNNTSDDNDNDDTDTTKETNTTQLQLQPEIQATTNKTPQDTHPYHPNDYWDRIRQHHQQHQLSPSISHQSLPRHVPNIHIHITRKPSLLSSSSLTEADSRGRLADQYHAQDLRLRSRSPRLAPASNAPSIASRSSNGGRDEHEHDESQHPHEPANENQDVNGSENDIDPRSTTSPASQRSTFHSINPRTSHMGDQELPWKLRIPGDIDEEHEHEHEHEHTRSQGPAPPTTTALTTVTTTPAPQIATTPAITPNKDETNDNEAAHQQKAIRTINEGQSPIELPAPGQSGGKDEESSDEEVVMSSTAYPGQEWRPAGFSGWEY
- a CDS encoding uncharacterized protein (COG:S;~EggNog:ENOG410PSXD), with the protein product MAPTTYEPEFQKLASPASNSPISGSGTPVSFRANVNRTKTKRWVEAKQVSYDGDDWGDDDEDDYEEEPPPVPPTHVSQRTGNIAGLPRPAFPAMDRSRSMDHVLMVDPDGTSGSRSRSVEGRQFAGQPPDSKPAPFVRPADIYKRLREDRARDGMPVATRSNTAPMESFPTVAAQGQETKEASNVASKKSQNVPIIGLPDVKRLSGLNTDFLSGSGDKNSNTRDAQSGEPQQHQLQHNPSLGFRSAVNQAFDVPETPSSADDSVARSNSASTSAISPIIPSRGLNDEKTPTIVEEPGEMTPKDTTDRNIVFKPGHRRDLSVPSPGNSPSRKPKIMDNDRIPQSAMAQLSYTTPSESLEDQTLPYLRQPKRTSVQLPATSGKDLPPPLRVSSNQSNVPAASDNPDPPTVIVPSISADNSPQDTESDRLRKEIIRSLSRENTPSDEPELGSRPQTRGGDSLVPSEYEKYWNNEANRSPQEKADPMPDYNSPSTNSPGVALNDTPVGPAPAPWQGESQPKLKKKFSWESSEEEEAEPVADTHDQPMQNPPIPGQLPPEPDSPPMITQEPNRQSMTEKPKLSIIPPSAGDESSIISGRYLPEVVPQPTEPDAAPENEAPQPPVPVPAAPNAMPPVPSTVLGFRDILGIKSSDERVRQFERTRAQFAAIDTGLNHWIQVTIHAHPEHSDIVGQNLKLSAGAQKQLGRKFPKLPSLGKHPHTEDAPAGAGHARRPSAPLGAMMNKQQVEQRGKDLLHTAGVLGGQAGKAAKGFFNRGRSKFKGNEKVDA